The Candidatus Arthromitus sp. SFB-mouse-Japan genome includes a region encoding these proteins:
- a CDS encoding AAA family ATPase → MFTGIKLKNFKSLVDFEVKFPRNRKLVIIYGENGVGKSNFIDAFSILRKLVTGRPFDVDDFLELANLKFNHGLSNIDMDAEVITDLFKTSNLKRIIESCKTINSEGENMVLSFDFTLRGKKGSYIIETDDNRLISERLEYVYNKQIVEFFNVNNDEIYLNEKVIKNKEYYEELINNCEKYWGKNTLTSMIFKDIQSKNDKYMSKSLTKNMIEIIDYFSSLNISVSGQILFPGLHLGEGITQMSNQAELDKNEKILDDIFTRLYPDIKQVYYKKEIIDDGKINYKLYFKKLVGNKILDIDIERESKGTKQVLNITKQILYGLDKQVLIIDEFDTGIHDILAKSMLQSLYDSLDMQIIITTHNTLLIEAKDLCKNAYVLTHNIDGSKDMIAISDFEKRIHSNLNIRDRYLRGMYGGVPIPLDIDFSDYSDANLEDC, encoded by the coding sequence ATGTTTACTGGTATTAAGCTTAAGAATTTTAAATCACTAGTTGATTTTGAAGTTAAATTCCCTAGAAATAGAAAATTAGTTATAATTTATGGAGAAAATGGTGTTGGAAAATCTAATTTTATAGATGCCTTTAGTATTTTGAGAAAACTAGTTACTGGTAGACCCTTTGATGTAGATGATTTTTTGGAATTGGCAAATCTTAAATTCAATCACGGTCTTAGTAATATAGACATGGATGCTGAAGTTATTACAGATTTGTTTAAGACATCTAACCTTAAAAGGATTATTGAGTCATGTAAGACTATAAACTCAGAAGGCGAAAATATGGTATTATCATTTGACTTTACTTTAAGAGGAAAAAAAGGATCGTATATTATAGAAACTGATGATAATAGGCTAATATCTGAGAGATTAGAATATGTATATAATAAGCAAATTGTTGAATTCTTTAATGTTAATAATGATGAAATTTATTTAAACGAAAAAGTGATAAAAAATAAAGAATATTACGAAGAACTGATAAATAATTGTGAAAAGTATTGGGGTAAAAATACTTTGACGTCTATGATATTTAAAGATATACAGTCAAAAAACGATAAGTATATGTCTAAATCTCTGACTAAGAATATGATAGAGATAATCGATTACTTTAGTAGTTTAAATATTAGTGTCAGTGGTCAAATCTTATTTCCTGGTTTACATTTAGGTGAAGGAATTACACAGATGTCAAATCAGGCAGAACTAGATAAGAATGAAAAAATTTTGGATGATATATTCACTCGTTTATATCCAGATATAAAACAGGTGTATTACAAAAAAGAGATAATTGATGATGGTAAAATAAATTATAAGTTGTACTTTAAAAAGCTTGTAGGTAATAAAATTTTAGATATAGATATTGAACGAGAGTCTAAAGGTACCAAACAAGTATTAAATATAACGAAACAAATTTTATATGGTTTAGATAAACAAGTGTTAATCATCGATGAATTTGATACAGGTATACATGATATATTAGCTAAATCTATGTTGCAGAGTTTATATGATAGTTTAGATATGCAAATAATTATTACTACGCATAATACATTACTCATAGAAGCTAAAGACTTATGTAAAAACGCATATGTACTAACGCATAATATTGATGGAAGTAAGGATATGATAGCTATATCTGATTTTGAAAAAAGAATCCATAGTAATTTAAATATTAGAGATAGATATCTAAGAGGAATGTATGGAGGTGTGCCAATCCCGCTCGATATAGATTTTTCTGATTATAGTGATGCTAATTTGGAGGATTGTTAG
- a CDS encoding site-specific integrase: MTGSVRKRGDKWYYSFEAARVDGKRKRIERVGGRTKKEAEAALRKALEDYENGEQLQKTNISVSDYMDLWFDAYVLLNCRYNTQRSYRLIIDKHIKPSLGILKLTSLTPGKLQDFINSKYLTGISKNHLNNIISLLSGSLNYSVHPMNFLKNNPMQYVKIPKYNNTKTTDKHKIITNDDFNAIIKRFPERSSFYIPLMIGYHTGCRIGEAMGLTWDDIDLDNNTININKLIYKKDTSWYFGEPKTTSSSRIINIGNTLKNALKYHKRYIDIKRLEYGEHYIKQYNINDKITTSSLNLKEHLLNMVCVKSNGMLLTPDSFKYASRVINYELGIPFNFHSLRHTHATLLVENGANIKDVQHRLGHNNIQTTLNTYTHNTDKLAKQSVDIFENIILPTY; the protein is encoded by the coding sequence ATGACCGGAAGTGTTAGAAAACGAGGAGACAAGTGGTATTACTCGTTTGAGGCAGCTAGGGTCGACGGAAAAAGAAAAAGGATTGAAAGAGTTGGAGGTAGAACCAAAAAAGAAGCTGAAGCAGCTTTAAGAAAGGCTTTGGAAGATTACGAAAATGGTGAACAACTTCAAAAAACAAATATATCAGTATCAGATTATATGGATTTATGGTTTGATGCTTATGTACTGTTAAATTGCAGATACAATACTCAACGCTCTTATAGATTAATAATAGATAAACATATTAAACCCTCTTTAGGCATTTTAAAATTAACTTCTTTAACTCCTGGTAAATTACAAGATTTTATAAATAGCAAATATTTAACTGGTATATCAAAAAATCATCTAAATAATATAATATCCTTATTGAGTGGTTCCCTTAACTACTCAGTACATCCTATGAATTTTCTAAAGAATAACCCTATGCAATATGTTAAAATTCCTAAGTATAATAATACCAAAACTACAGATAAACATAAAATTATAACTAATGATGATTTTAACGCTATAATAAAACGCTTTCCCGAAAGATCATCTTTCTATATCCCTTTAATGATTGGTTATCATACTGGTTGTCGCATAGGTGAAGCAATGGGTTTAACGTGGGATGACATTGATTTAGATAATAACACAATCAATATTAACAAACTAATATATAAAAAGGATACGTCTTGGTATTTTGGTGAACCTAAGACCACCTCCTCTAGCAGAATAATTAATATAGGTAATACCTTGAAAAACGCACTAAAGTATCATAAAAGATATATTGATATTAAACGCTTAGAATACGGAGAACATTATATAAAACAATACAACATAAATGATAAAATCACAACAAGTTCTCTAAATTTAAAAGAACATTTATTAAATATGGTGTGCGTAAAAAGTAACGGAATGTTATTAACACCAGATTCATTTAAATACGCGTCGCGTGTTATTAATTATGAATTAGGTATACCTTTTAATTTCCACTCATTAAGACACACCCACGCTACATTACTAGTTGAAAATGGTGCTAACATTAAAGATGTACAACATAGACTAGGACATAATAATATTCAAACTACACTTAATACTTATACCCATAATACAGATAAGTTAGCTAAACAATCAGTAGATATATTTGAAAATATAATATTGCCTACATATTAA